The following nucleotide sequence is from Coffea eugenioides isolate CCC68of chromosome 10, Ceug_1.0, whole genome shotgun sequence.
CACTGCTGGCAAATCAGAATGTAGATGGCATACTAAAGATGGGATCAACCCAAGCCAGTAATCATTAAACAGGTCCACCTTAAACAGATTTTTTGCTTTATATCAGATTTTTATGTTCTTATTTTTAGCAGCTCTTGGCAAATACTCGTAGTTAAGCAGAACAAAGGGCAATATGTATGAAAGTGCATCCCACTGAAAGCAACTGGATACCATCACTTCACCTGTTTCTTAACGAAAATTCCCCTGCTTTTTTCCTCTCATGTGTATGTATACAAAACATGCCATGTACAATTGTACGTACTAATGAATCCTACAATAAGATATAACCATCCCACCCCAAAACCCCATTTGCCaagacaaaaagaaagaaagaataattAACCTGTAATTTGGTTAACAAGAACAGCAACTTTTGGCCTTCAAGTCAGTCATTCATGATGATtttgaagatacatttcgaGTTCTCCTCTCTCTTTGATATGCTTTAAACAGATCAATGCCCAAAAATACATTAAGCAAGTTCATTCCAGCCATTCCGAAGAGTGCAAGCGGAAGTTCCACACCTTTGCCAAACTTGGAAGCGTCTCTGATTAGCTTCACAGTGATTAGAACATGAGACGAAAATCTTGCTAAAACAAAGGTAATCAGGTTGACAACCCATTCTATTTTCACAACTTTGATGCGGGCATCACGAACACCAGTCATCCGCCGCACCTTTCGCATGTGCAAAATTACTGAATGCAGCTGCATCATACGAGCAATCATTTATGAAAGAGTTGAGTAAAGGCAAGATAAACATATGATACAGGAATAAATGAATGATCAGGaactaaaaaaatgaaagaaagaagcTTCAACTCTTCCCCTCACCCCTCTCATGTAGAAAGAGAAATAAAAAGAGAGGAATataagaaaaggaagaagaaaaatgagCAGAGAAAACATATATTAATGCTAAAACTAATCCTCGATGCTACAGGGCTGAATTTGACGTTTTCCCCCCTTTACATCCCAAGAAGGTCCAGTTAAATCTATGGCACTCCTTCCATTAAAAAAGTTATTTAGTTGTATGACTTCTAATCTGAATGAGAAATTAATTTTATGTCTCGCAATCTTACAACTCTTGACACTTCACTATTAACTGCAGAAGCCAGGCAATGACAATTAGATAATTCTGCCACAACACTTAATGATTGTGCAAGGACAAGTATATGGAAATTACTGTAAACTTGAGTGATACTCACCCTCAAAAactaaaatatgaaaaataagaACTTGAATGACACtgttcaagaaaaataaaaaactgtTCATCTAAACTATCAAAATATTTGGAGGGGGGGAACATAAAAGCAATGGGGATAGGGGATCCAGCAACAAAATTTCATATTGGCCTCCGATATCTTCAATAAAAATCCCTACCAAACTTGCCCATGTTTAGCTCAAAttctcttgtttttatttttattattattcttttaATCTTAATAATCAGTGATGACAAATCCAAGAAGACAAACCACCAATTTAGCCAAACTATACTTTGAAACACCATTCTTTTGTGATAGTCCTGCAATTTGTTGTCCCATTTTACTCCATAAACAAAATGACTACTTGAAGCTCCACATGGAGTAAAATGGCTTAACCACAAGCCCTGGCTTAACTAAATTTTATTGAAGAATACTTCAGAAAGGTAAAAAAGGATGCTGAAATTTAATggaaggattaaaaaaaaatgctcagcATGGATGAACCCATGACAATATAGAATTTTACCTCACAAATCAAGGTGAGAATGAGATAGTTGATTGTAACATTCCGATATAGGGCAAGAATAAAGCAAATCAGGAGTATAAGATGATGAGATAAGATAGAAGGGATTGGACCACTGTATAGATGATAAAGTAACATATCCCCCTGATCATAAGCAAAGTAACCACTTGAGATGCACAAAGCTGCATATGCTCCAGGCCAAGTAGTCTCAACCAACTGCGAATGCTCAAACATGTCTTTTGTACTACTTGTCATCCACCGATTGATTATGATAATGACCACTGCAGATGGATGAGACACCATTCTATATCAGAAAGGATCAAAGATAAAGTAAGCCCACTCAATCATGtaaaaaaacatatatcaacATAGCTGAACTTAGATACATCATTCAATTTGAATAGAGGAGAATGCCGGTAGGGCTGCAGGAATGGGATGGGAGATGAGTCTAAAGGGGAAAAGGTGGAATTGGCAACATGATTGAGACGCTATAGGGCACATTAGCCAattaagaagaaaaatgtgaaacAACATATAGCCAGTTCAGACTTCAGCACAAAGTGAAAGACTTCTGTAGCAACTGCTCCAGTTCTTGGAAGAGACATCTTTTACAGTCCACGAGTGTGCTAAATATTCAGAAGTAAGTGGGTAGTTACCTTGGAAATATACCATTGGAACTGTCTGTTTTGTCCTTGACATATTGagcatatatacttgtttaATTGATGATTACAGTAAACCGTTAAACAATGACACTACACAAACCCTTTCCATGAATTGTTTCTGGTAAGAAAAGACACTTAAAAACTTCCAGTGATAGAGTTGAATGCTATCATCAGTCAAGCATATCATACTTTTTGACCTTTGATACTGGCAATGATAACGCCAAAATTTAGAAAGTATTAATCCTAAAGCATAAGCCTTTCAATAATATTTGAAAAGTTTGCTCCAACTATTATATCTGGAAGACCCTCAAACTAAGGCAAAAAATCAGTTTTATTACTGATTCTAAGTTTTGCTTCTATAATTCCATTTCTAAACTCTcccttcttcctcctcctcatTCTCTCCACCAACTGCTAATAAATGACCTTGAAAGATGACCAACATAAATGAGTCTGAAAATAAAGTTGaccaactcaagaaaccctatgTAAAAGGCCATAGTGATTAACAATTTTAGGCATACCTTGGGGTTTCCATGTATTCTACCTGCTAGTGTCACATCAAGAATGGTCAACTTAATAATATCCTAAAATTTTATACATTTGTATAATCTTAAACTACTAATGTAAATTACTTAGGTGGCTCGCTTATAATGTCTATTGTACAGCATACAAAGAGCCTTCTTGTTAATTTCCAAAGACACAAAATGCAGTGTGGCAGCAAAGCATGTCAACAACCTAGTTTCGTGACATACACTACAGCAAAATCAAACCATCTACTGAAAACACATATGCTCTGGCTTTTCAATTGTAGTAAGTCATGATAAAAGTTGTAGCAAAGCTCCAAGAAGCTTCAACTTAATTAGTAAAATATGGAAAATAATTAACAGTAACCATTCTTGTATCATCAAGAAACGGTCCATGACCTATCCCTTTTGAAtcttggaagaaaattgaacgtATGCTCATTTATTTCAAACTTTCAGACGTGTAAGCCAGTCCAGGAAGAACATTCCTTAGTCTTGAATATCAGCCATATACATTTCCAAGTTGGAAGTGGATCAACGAGGTTTTCCATTGTTTAATTGTGTACGTATATATATGGTATTATGCAGTGATTGGCAAGGTGGAGAACCAGGAAGAAGGAGAAACATATTGCATTTCCATTTTTAACAAAGCTACAATAGAGCAGAAGACTGTTAAGTGTAAAATTGCACTAAGAAGACAATCTAGAGATTTCTATACCTTGTGTTCTGTTTGAGAAATTATTCATTAATCTAAAAGAAGGTAAAATCTGTTTGATGATCTAAACTTTGACAACTGTTTGCAATCTAATTTATATTATTGCAaacaatcaagaattcaaaaACCATACCTACTTTGTACTCAGACTAACATATGCCCCAT
It contains:
- the LOC113750859 gene encoding TLC domain-containing protein 2 → MIVPFAFISWWFIFVLLREMGRNQESKAGVFFMATLVMWAVSVLFEIGFNKRSELLPIIGGFLFYQSANWVIRNYLSRDPLFVNTCVSLLHSSITSATVVIIIINRWMTSSTKDMFEHSQLVETTWPGAYAALCISSGYFAYDQGDMLLYHLYSGPIPSILSHHLILLICFILALYRNVTINYLILTLICELHSVILHMRKVRRMTGVRDARIKVVKIEWVVNLITFVLARFSSHVLITVKLIRDASKFGKGVELPLALFGMAGMNLLNVFLGIDLFKAYQRERRTRNVSSKSS